TTCGTCAGCACCTCCCGCTGCCCCTGTTGCGGCCAGCCTCTTTGCCCGAAAGGCACGCCCGTCATGATCCTCTTGGCGGCCCTCGCCGCCGCGGCGGGACGATGGCTGAGAGGCGTTCGATCCAGGGCCGGGAACTGAGGACCTCACTCCCGGCACCATCGACGGTAGCGGTCCAAAGAGACGGCCGGATGGTTGTAGCGGTTTCGCCCGGCCGAGGAGCTTCTGTTGTACTGGAGGGCTTTCTGGGGACACCAGTGGAAACAGGCGAAGCAGCCCACACAGCGGTGCAGCCACCGAGGCCGTTTTCCTTCGAGGACGATGTTGCCGACGGGGCAGAGTTCGGCGCAGAGGCCACAGCCGACGCAGTTTTCGTCGGCGAAGAAGCGGCGATCCTCGCCGGAGACCCGCTCGAAGGCCTTGCCGTTGATGAACTCCGAAAGGGCACGGAGCGCTCTCCCCGGAGGAGAGACCTCGCGCCCCTCCCTGACGGCCTCGGCGACGGCGTCGAGGGCCCTTTCTCCTCTGTCGGCCAGGTTCTGCCTCTTCCGCCCCGAAGGGGGATTGGAGAGGGGCGGGTAATTTCCGGCCATGGTCACGTGAAAGGCGGCCCGGACGGAGAGGCCCCGTCGACGGAGCACCGTTTCCGCCAGGGCCGAGGCGCCGAGAGGCATGCCGGCGCTGTTCGGAAGCAGGTAGACGGAGGCTCCGTCCGTCGATAGCCGCTCCATGAAACGGCGCACGACGGACGGGAGGCCGAAAGCGTGGACGGGAAAGACGAGTCCCACCGTCTCGCCCGAGACCCGTTCCTCCTTTTCCGGATGGCGGGCCATGTTGATCAGCTCGCAGGCGCCGAGCCGCCGGCCCAGGCCTTCGGCCAGGGCCAGGCTGTTGCCCGTCGAGGAGTAGACGTACAGACGATGCATGGCGATTCCTCCTTCTTCATCTCCCCGGGAGAGATCAGAACAGAGCGTCGAGGGCTTCGATAAAACGGCCGTTTTCCTCTTCCGATCGGACGGCGAGGCGGACAAAGCCATCGTCGAGACCGGGGAAGGTATGACAGCGTCGGACGAGAATCTTCGACGGGACAAGGCGCTCCTGAAGGGTCTTCCCGTCGAGAGGAGAGCGGCAGAGAAGGTAATTGGCCGCGCCGGGAAAGACCGCGAAGCCCCGGGCGGCGAGCCCTTCGGAGAAGGCCTGTCGTGCCGAGGCAAGCCGCTTCCGGCAGCGAGAGAGGAAGGGCCCTCCCTCTTCGAGGCAGGCCCTCGCCGCCGCCTCGCCGACACAGTTGAGAGGCCAGGGCTGAAGAAAGGCCCGCACCCTCCCGACCGCCTCCTCCGAGGCCAGAAGGTAGCCGACGCGAAGTCCGGGCAGGGCGAAATCCTTCGTGAAGGCCCGGAGGAGGAAAAGCCCCTTCGGCCAGGGATGACGGAAGAGGGTGGCCGCCGCGGGAACGGTCAGGTTGAGGAAACACTCGTCGACGACGAGAAGGGCTCCCCTCGCCTCCGCCGCCTTCAGGAGACACTCCAGTTCTCCTTCCGTCCAGGCCCGGCCCGTGGGATTGTTGGGCTGACAGGCCAGGAGGAGATCCCCCTCATCGAGAACGTCGCAGAGGGCCTCGACGGGAAAGGCGAAACCCTCTGCTGCGTCGAGAGGAAAGGCACGAACGGGGATCGCGAGGGAGCGCGCCACGTCGCCGTATTCGGCAAAGGTGGGTTCGACGGTGAGAAAGCGCCGGGGACGGAGCGAGGCGAAGAGGGCTCTGATGAGATCGCCGGCACCGTTGCCGACGACGATCCCTCGACGATCCCTCCCCGTGGCCCGCTCCAGGGCCTCGCGCAGGGAACGGCTCTCCCCGTCGGGATAGCGGTCGATCCACGCCAGAGCCCGCCGGGCCGCCTTCACGGCGAAGAGGGGGGGCCCCCAGGGATTGATGTTCGCCGAAAAATCGACCCAGGACCGGGGATCGTCGCGCTCCCAGATTCGACCGCCATGGAGACTCACGAGAGAAGAGCCCCGGCCAGAACGACGAAGAGGGCCAGCAGAAGAGAGGCGGCCCAGTAAAGAGAGAGCCCCCGTTCGAGGTCGAGGCCGTCGGGCCCGGGCCCGCTGCCGACGAAGGGCTTCTCCTCGACGGAGCCGAAATAGGAGACGGGCCCGCAGAGCCGACGTCTCAGCGCCCCGGCGAAAGCCGCCATGGGGAAGCCCGAGTTGGGACTCTCCAGCAGAGGACCGTCTCGGAACGCCGTCGTCCAGGCCTCCTTGACCTCGCCTCCGACGAGGGGGGAGGCGAGGGAGATGACCGCCGCAGAAAGGCGGGCCGGCCCCCACCCCAGAATGTCGTCGAAACGGGCCGAGGCCCACCCGAAGTCCCGATAGCGTTCCGTCTTGTAACCCACCATGGCATCGAGAGTGTTGGCCGTCCTGTGTGCCCAGGCCAGAAGAGGACCTCCCAGAAGGGCGTAAAGAAGAGGCGCCGCGAAGGCATCGCTGAAATTTTCCGACAGGGTCTCCAGTCCCGACGAGGCGACGGCCTCCTCCCCCATGGCCTCCGTGTCGCGGCTCACCAGAAAGGAGAGAACCTTTCTGGCCTCGTCGAGACGCCCTCGCCGGAAGGCCTCGGCGATGCGGCGCACCTCCCGCCCCAGGGCGCTTCCTCCCAGGGCGAAATAGAGGACGATGCCCTCGAAAACCCAGGGAAGAGGGAAAAAGGCGTTGACCAGAAGGGCCCCGGCAAGGGGAAGAAGCGCCGTCGCTTCGACGGCGACGAGGAAGATCGTGCCCTGAAGGCGACCGCCCAGAGGCAGGCGCCGACAGGCTCCTTCGAGGGAGGTCGCCACCCGGCCGACGAGGCGCACGGGATGGAGGGGCCATTGAGGGTCTCCCAGGAGGAAATCGAGGGTCAGGGCAAGAAGAAGGGCCTCAACGGACATGGGTACTCCTCCTCCCGAGGGCCTGGCCCAGGAAGCGCCGGGGCAGAGTCGA
The DNA window shown above is from Aminithiophilus ramosus and carries:
- a CDS encoding pyridoxal phosphate-dependent aminotransferase; this encodes MSLHGGRIWERDDPRSWVDFSANINPWGPPLFAVKAARRALAWIDRYPDGESRSLREALERATGRDRRGIVVGNGAGDLIRALFASLRPRRFLTVEPTFAEYGDVARSLAIPVRAFPLDAAEGFAFPVEALCDVLDEGDLLLACQPNNPTGRAWTEGELECLLKAAEARGALLVVDECFLNLTVPAAATLFRHPWPKGLFLLRAFTKDFALPGLRVGYLLASEEAVGRVRAFLQPWPLNCVGEAAARACLEEGGPFLSRCRKRLASARQAFSEGLAARGFAVFPGAANYLLCRSPLDGKTLQERLVPSKILVRRCHTFPGLDDGFVRLAVRSEEENGRFIEALDALF
- the cbiB gene encoding adenosylcobinamide-phosphate synthase CbiB, which translates into the protein MSVEALLLALTLDFLLGDPQWPLHPVRLVGRVATSLEGACRRLPLGGRLQGTIFLVAVEATALLPLAGALLVNAFFPLPWVFEGIVLYFALGGSALGREVRRIAEAFRRGRLDEARKVLSFLVSRDTEAMGEEAVASSGLETLSENFSDAFAAPLLYALLGGPLLAWAHRTANTLDAMVGYKTERYRDFGWASARFDDILGWGPARLSAAVISLASPLVGGEVKEAWTTAFRDGPLLESPNSGFPMAAFAGALRRRLCGPVSYFGSVEEKPFVGSGPGPDGLDLERGLSLYWAASLLLALFVVLAGALLS
- a CDS encoding EFR1 family ferrodoxin (N-terminal region resembles flavodoxins. C-terminal ferrodoxin region binds two 4Fe-4S clusters.); this translates as MHRLYVYSSTGNSLALAEGLGRRLGACELINMARHPEKEERVSGETVGLVFPVHAFGLPSVVRRFMERLSTDGASVYLLPNSAGMPLGASALAETVLRRRGLSVRAAFHVTMAGNYPPLSNPPSGRKRQNLADRGERALDAVAEAVREGREVSPPGRALRALSEFINGKAFERVSGEDRRFFADENCVGCGLCAELCPVGNIVLEGKRPRWLHRCVGCFACFHWCPQKALQYNRSSSAGRNRYNHPAVSLDRYRRWCRE